CCCTGAGAACTGAAAtcattatagaaatgagaaacaATATAAGGATCATCAGTTGAGGGGAGCAGGTTGAAATGGCCTTATAGCGTCCTTCCTCAGAAGGAATCTTGAGTATATTGGAGAAGATGCGAGCATATGAAGCAATTAAAAAGGCAAAGCAGAATAACATAACACCTAAACTTGCTACAATTAATAAAAACTCAGTTTGAAACACATCAGAGGTTGAGACTTTCAATACATGAGGGATATCACAGAAAAACTGGTGGATCAAATTAGAACCATAGAAGGGCAGGCGAAACATATTGTATGTGTGGACAGCTGAATACACAAACCCACTGAGCCATGAGCCGGCTGCTGCCCAGAGACAACGTACTGGACTCATGATGATGCCATAATGTAGAGGGTGGCAGATGGCCACGAAGCGATCATAGGACATGGCCACAAGCAAAGCAAACTCGGCTGAggcaaagaagtcaaagaagaaGATCTGAGCAGCACAACCAAGGAGGGACAGGGAATGAATACCAGATAAAGAATTCACAATAAATTTTGGAAGTGTGACTGAGATGGCACAGATATCCAGGAGAGATAAGTTgctcagaaaaaaatacatgggaCAGTGAAGTTGTGGGTCAGTGATAATTGCAGCAACAGTGAGAAGATTTCCCATCAAGGTTGCTAGGTAAATCATCAGGAACAGCACAGCATGTAAGACCTGCAGCTCCCACTTGCTGGAGAATTCCATGAGGAGGAACTCTGTGATGATGGAGAAGTTGTTCATCCCTGCTGGTATTCTGGAACTTAACTAACATGAAATAATATTATGAATAACAGAAAAAAGGTgctgaaaagaatgaagaaaaatgttttttttttaaataaaacttgaaaactACTCTGTCCCATCAATCCTGAACAAAGGAAAAATCAGACTTAGCTTTATAGCTCAAACCAGATGAAGTGAGAGTTGACAGTAGAAATGATGAGTCTAAAACTCTAGAACAAGGTTTTAAATACTTAACTATGCAGAATGACAGAGAAATTTAGATAAGATGAATACCAGCAAGTGAATAAtacaattaaaaagttaaaatagaggACTATCACCATCtgtatgaatttatatttatatatacatatacattttcaaCACGTGTAAATACATCTATTTGTATACACTTGTGTattgatttttgttcatttatttctgtaCATATAGCATTAGATCAATGTTTATCTATAGATCCTGATAGAATTAGTGAAAGAAGATGAAAGAGTAACAATATACTTCAAAGGATTATGTTTACTAAAATGATctgaaaacatttaataattatatgaatTAAGCTAATTTGAATGATAATAGTGAAACCAGTAATAGTAATTACTCTgatgttatttttcagttgtatctaactctgcatgaccccatttgagttttcttaacAAATATACTGAAGTCATTTGCCCTTTTGTTCTCCAACTTATATTCCAagtaagaaactgagacaaacaggcttAAGTCACTTTCTTAGTATCACacaattaatgaaaatataagaCCAGATTTACAATCTTGAAACTGGTTCTTCTTGACCTTAGTTTAACACTCTATACAGTGCTATCCACATTCTAAATTACTCTTTTCCCTATTCAAATGACCTACATATTCAGATTTATATCTCTATCAATCTATTCTTATTTACATAATGAACATATGTTTGCATGTATTTCTGTAtcaatctatatgtatatatacatattaagaTTTGTGTATTAGGCTTTAACTAAAAACAGCTTGAATGATTAGAAATGACATCTTTACTAAAATGTTGCTCATATTTCAGTTAAACGTTTCCTTTTCTAGCTTCATCCCTGAAGTCTAGCCTTTTTTACTTTAACCAggtattttaatatttctgattaTGACTTTACAGGTATTTAATTGGTCAATGCTTTATGTACTTCCACATACTTGCTAAGACTATTGGCataaatgattttgttttctgaaaagaaaaagatatttgaaaagcaaGCCTTTTTGTTCTCCAGGCTGAAATAGTTCCACctaaataaattccctttttatcCTCACTCACTGAGACTCTTTACTATAAATAAGGTGATTTAAgcatctctttcttctttgaagGTATCTTTCTCCTACTGAAACACGATCTGGGCCAAGGCTA
The Macrotis lagotis isolate mMagLag1 chromosome 3, bilby.v1.9.chrom.fasta, whole genome shotgun sequence genome window above contains:
- the LOC141519436 gene encoding olfactory receptor 14I1-like encodes the protein MNNFSIITEFLLMEFSSKWELQVLHAVLFLMIYLATLMGNLLTVAAIITDPQLHCPMYFFLSNLSLLDICAISVTLPKFIVNSLSGIHSLSLLGCAAQIFFFDFFASAEFALLVAMSYDRFVAICHPLHYGIIMSPVRCLWAAAGSWLSGFVYSAVHTYNMFRLPFYGSNLIHQFFCDIPHVLKVSTSDVFQTEFLLIVASLGVMLFCFAFLIASYARIFSNILKIPSEEGRYKAISTCSPQLMILILFLISIMISVLRDTSDTSPIQNLLIAMIYTVLPPFMNPIIYSLRNQKVTVAMSQIIRRMFPPILKNIKN